The following are from one region of the Nicotiana tomentosiformis chromosome 7, ASM39032v3, whole genome shotgun sequence genome:
- the LOC104099331 gene encoding probable LRR receptor-like serine/threonine-protein kinase At3g47570, with protein MGGSLPPEVENLKAATKMDLSMNQFSNSIPREIGGLQNLVNLSLRHNKLQGSIPDSMSNMVGLEILDLSHNNISGTIPRSFEKLQYLKYFNVSYNKLYGEISSGGPFKNLSSQFFLFNEALCGSPRFSVSPCPISSKHRSNRKKILLFLLLGIALSFVPITFVLVWIRYKKGKRAPQQTDSSSIKTRERISYYELLQATDALSESNLIGSGSFGSVYKGMLRSRTPIAVKVFNLQLEAAFKSFDTECEILCNLRHRNLTKVITSCSNLDFKALVLEYMPNGSLEKWLYSHNYFLDIMQRLNIMIDVACALEYLHHGCSSPVIHCDLKPSNVLLDDNMVAHLSDFGISKLLGEDESDLYTKTLATLGYIAPEYGLDGLVSIKSDVYSYGIMLMETFTRRKPNDEMFEGDLSLKQWVSYSLPEAIVHVIDANLVTTQDNHLSKKLDCVASIMKVALDCGAESAARRIDMTDVVGMQKKIKIQLHAC; from the exons ATGGGTGGTTCTTTACCTCCAGAAGTCGAAAATCTAAAGGCCGCTACAAAGATGGATCTGTCAATGAATCAATTTTCAAATAGCATTCCTAGAGAAATCGGAGGCTTGCAAAATTTGGTGAACCTTTCTTTGAGACACAACAAGTTGCAGGGATCTATACCTGACTCAATGAGCAACATGGTAGGTTTAGAAATCCTAGATCTTTCTCATAATAATATATCAGGAACCATTCCCAGGTCTTTTGAGAAACTTCAATACCTGAAGTATTTCAACGTCTCTTACAACAAGTTGTATGGTGAAATCTCCTCTGGGGGTCCTTTTAAGAACCTCTCAAGTCAGTTTTTTCTCTTCAATGAAGCATTATGTGGTTCTCCGAGATTTAGTGTCTCACCATGCCCCATTTCATCCAAGCATAGatcaaataggaaaaaaatacttttatttcTTCTACTGGGAATTGCTCTATCATTTGTTCCTATCACCTTTGTGCTTGTATGGATAaggtataagaaaggtaaaagagcTCCTCAACAAACTGATTCATCGTCTATTAAAACAAGAGAAAGAATTTCATATTATGAACTGCTCCAAGCAACTGACGCGCTTAGCGAAAGCAACCTGATTGGTTCTGGGAGTTTTGGCTCTGTCTATAAAGGCATGCTCAGAAGTAGGACTCCTATTGCAGTTAAGGTGTTCAATCTTCAATTGGAAGCGGCATTCAAGAGTTTTGATACAGAATGTGAAATTTTGTGCAACCTCCGCCATAGGAATCTCACAAAAGTCATCACTAGTTGTTCCAACCTTGATTTTAAGGCTTTAGTACTAGAGTACATGCCCAATGGAAGCCTCGAAAAGTGGTTGTATTCACACAACTACTTCTTAGACATCATGCAGAGACTGAATATAATGATAGACGTGGCATGTGCATTGGAATATCTCCACCATGGGTGCTCATCGCCTGTGATTCACTGTGATCTGAAGCCTAGTAACGTCTTGCTGGATGACAATATGGTAGCCCACCTAAGCGACTTTGGTATTTCAAAACTGCTTGGTGAAGATGAGAGTGATTTATACACTAAAACCTTAGCAACATTGGGTTATATTGCACCGG AGTATGGACTGGATGGACTGGTGTCAATAAAATCTGATGTCTATAGTTACGGGATCATGTTGATGGAAACGTTTACAAGGAGAAAGCCTAATGATGAAATGTTCGAGGGAGATCTTAGCTTGAAGCAATGGGTGAGTTATTCACTTCCAGAGGCAATAGTGCATGTAATAGATGCCAACTTAGTAACAACACAGGATAATCACTTAAGCAAGAAGCTAGATTGTGTGGCATCGATCATGAAAGTGGCACTAGATTGCGGTGCTGAATCTGCTGCAAGAAGGATCGACATGACAGATGTTGTAGGGATGCAAAAGAAGATCAAGATTCAACTTCATGCATGTTGA
- the LOC104099332 gene encoding LRR receptor-like serine/threonine-protein kinase GSO1, translating to MEKAFTSFISTCLLLYYVMASSAMTHTNITTDQLALLSLKSQIISDPFHFFDENWFSTTSVCHWVGVTCGSRHERVKSLNISNMALTGKIPPDFGNLTFLVFLDFRSNNFYGNLPQEMARLRRLKLLNLSFNNFSGEVPAWFGFLHRLQVLNLRNNSLTGSIPSSFSNISKLEAWNLDFNFLDGHIPKEIGNLENLRYLNLFGNKLTGSIPVSLSNASMLETLKLSQNFLQGNIPDRIGNLYNLNGLSIEDNQLTGSIPFSVFNISKLEVIAFTNNSLSGNLPNGLCNGLPLLKELHLSLNKLRGHLPTSLSNCSELQILSLSYNEFDGPIHSEIGRLSNLQTLYLSKNYFSGINNLNGSLSQEIGNLTKMQFLYLSHNMFTGEIPNEISNLVDLELFDIAFNSFSGSLAMEIFNISGMRTVSLSANNLSGTLPSNIGSILPNIESLYLNGLTNFVGTIPHSISNCSKLTILGLASNKLSGLIPSSLGYLTHLQKLNLAGNNLKSDSSLSFLTSLTNCRDLTHLYLISNPLNGMLPLSIGNLSTSLTRVFANDCKIKGQIPNEIGNLTALLDINFSGNNLVGSIPASIGNLRNLQGLLLSNNKLARIIEDYLCKLQHLDAIYLGQNQLSGSLPNCLGNVTSLREIHLGYNRFSSNIPTSLGNLK from the exons ATGGAGAAAGCATTCACCTCTTTTATCTCAACATGCTTGTTGCTTTACTATGTTATGGCTAGTTCAGCCATGACACATACCAACATTACTACTGATCAGTTAGCTCTTCTTTCTTTGAAATCCCAAATCATTTCAGACCCCTTTCACTTCTTTGATGAAAACTGGTTTTCAACTACTTCTGTTTGCCATTGGGTCGGAGTCACTTGTGGCTCTCGCCACGAGAGAGTTAAGTCCTTGAATATTTCCAACATGGCTCTCACAGGCAAAATTCCCCCTGATTTTGGAAACCTCacttttcttgtttttcttgacTTCAGAAGCAACAATTTCTATGGCAATTTGCCTCAAGAAATGGCACGTTTGCGTCGACTAAAGTTGCTTAATTTAAGTTTCAACAACTTCAGCGGGGAGGTTCCTGCTTGGTTTGGTTTTTTACACCGGCTTCAAGTTCTAAATCTTAGGAATAATAGTTTAACTGGTTCCATCCCCTCTTCATTTTCTAATATTTCCAAACTCGAAGCCTGGAATTTGGATTTCAATTTCTTAGATGGTCATATCCCAAAAGAGATTGGAAATCTTGAAAACCTGAGATACTTAAATTTGTTTGGAAACAAACTCACAGGTTCTATCCCTGTGTCTCTCTCGAATGCCTCAATGTTGGAGACTTTAAAACTCTCTCAAAATTTCCTTCAAGGAAACATCCCAGATAGGATCGGCAATCTTTACAACCTGAATGGGTTGTCCATAGAAGATAATCAGCTTACAGGTTCTATACCATTTTCAGTTTtcaacatttctaaacttgaagTGATTGCATTTACAAACAATAGCTTATCAGGAAACCTTCCGAATGGTTTGTGCAATGGTCTTCCATTACTCAAAGAACTTCATTTATCTTTGAACAAGCTTCGTGGTCATTTGCCTACAAGCTTGTCAAATTGCTCAGAACTTCAAATATTGTCTTTATCATATAATGAGTTTGATGGACCAATACATAGTGAAATTGGAAGATTGAGTAACTTGCAGACATTGTATCTCTCAAAAAACTATTTCAGTG GGATTAACAATCTCAATGGATCCTTATCACAAGAGATTGGCAACTTAACCAAGATGCAGTTTCTATATCTTAGTCATAATATGTTTACTG GTGAAATACCCAATGAGATAAGCAATCTCGTTGACTTGGAGTTATTTGATATTGCGTTTAATAGTTTTAGTGGTTCACTTGCAATGGAGATCTTCAACATATCAGGGATGAGAACGGTTAGTCTTTCAGCCAACAATCTATCAGGAACTCTACCATCAAACATAGGTTCTATCTTACCCAATATTGAAAGTCTTTATCTAAATGGTTTGACCAATTTTGTTGGGACTATACCTCATTCAATCTCCAATTGTTCAAAACTTACTATTTTAGGACTTGCTAGCAACAAACTCTCTGGCTTGATTCCCAGCTCTCTTGGATATTTGACTCATCTGCAGAAACTAAACTTGGCAGGAAACAATTTAAAGAGCGACTCATCGTTAAGCTTCTTGACTTCCTTAACAAACTGTAGAGATTTAACACATCTTTATCTAATTTCGAATCCTCTAAATGGCATGCTTCCACTTTCCATAGGTAACCTTTCCACATCACTTACAAGAGTTTTTGCCAATGATTGCAAAATTAAAGGACAAATTCCAAATGAAATTGGGAACTTAACCGCCTTACTAGACATTAATTTTTCTGGAAACAACTTGGTTGGATCGATTCCCGCATCAATTGGAAACCTGAGAAACCTTCAAGGCTTGTTATTGAGTAACAACAAACTTGCAAGAATTATTGAAGATTATCTATGTAAATTGCAGCATTTGGATGCTATTTACTTGGGTCAAAATCAACTTTCAGGATCACTTCCTAATTGTTTAGGTAACGTTACTTCCCTTAGGGAGATACATCTGGGTTATAACAGATTCAGTTCCAATATACCAACAAGCTTAGGGAACCTTAAATAA